Proteins from one Streptomyces sp. NBC_00390 genomic window:
- a CDS encoding GNAT family N-acetyltransferase — MTGWLIRDYSPEDLEAVVRVDTESGTTGEPPLFQLSDAVAALQVPHPAVVAMADEVVVGAAVSRVEGDRAWILRICMAPAWRRMGLGSALITALEDRLFAGGVRAVHAVLPEGETGAATLRNCDFGARSGLVFFEKRGPVTPQSVSRLSSLGAELPPGGCGRKSRVWNGRNSSSSAAWCCRWPIPNWPPSMEWSCRAR, encoded by the coding sequence ATGACGGGCTGGCTGATCAGGGACTACTCCCCGGAGGATCTCGAGGCGGTGGTCCGCGTCGACACGGAGAGCGGCACGACCGGAGAACCTCCCCTGTTCCAGCTCTCGGACGCCGTGGCGGCCCTCCAAGTCCCTCATCCGGCCGTGGTGGCCATGGCGGACGAAGTGGTGGTCGGGGCCGCAGTGAGCAGAGTGGAAGGCGACAGGGCGTGGATCCTGCGCATCTGCATGGCGCCCGCCTGGCGGCGCATGGGGCTCGGCAGTGCCCTGATCACGGCCCTTGAGGACCGCCTCTTCGCCGGTGGCGTCCGTGCGGTGCACGCGGTCCTGCCCGAGGGCGAGACCGGTGCCGCCACACTGCGCAACTGCGATTTCGGCGCCCGCTCGGGCCTGGTCTTCTTCGAGAAGCGTGGACCGGTCACTCCCCAGTCCGTCAGCAGGCTGTCCTCGCTCGGAGCGGAGCTGCCACCCGGGGGCTGTGGCAGAAAGTCGCGGGTATGGAACGGGAGAAACAGCTCATCGAGCGCCGCCTGGTGCTGCCGCTGGCCCATCCCGAACTGGCCGCCCAGCATGGAGTGGAGCTGCCGCGCGCGGTGA
- a CDS encoding ATP-binding protein translates to MEREKQLIERRLVLPLAHPELAAQHGVELPRAVMLFGPPGTGKSTFAHAIASRLGWPFLELFPARLAAEYGLATGLSRRFDEIAQLEHVLVFIDEVEEVAGERSGADATAIGVVNELLKAIVRFRSRDGRLLVCATNNVTTRDPAFLRHGRFDYVLPIGPPDQSARTALWESYLARAGAEADSATLASASEGFTPADIAHVARTVSQAQFERTFDTGSRTRPTTDDYLDTIRGTQPTVSSDMAKEFADQSGRFARI, encoded by the coding sequence ATGGAACGGGAGAAACAGCTCATCGAGCGCCGCCTGGTGCTGCCGCTGGCCCATCCCGAACTGGCCGCCCAGCATGGAGTGGAGCTGCCGCGCGCGGTGATGCTGTTCGGTCCGCCCGGCACGGGCAAGAGCACCTTCGCCCACGCGATCGCCAGCCGCCTGGGATGGCCGTTCCTCGAACTGTTCCCCGCACGTCTCGCCGCCGAGTACGGGCTGGCGACCGGACTGAGCCGACGCTTCGACGAGATCGCACAGCTCGAACACGTTCTGGTCTTCATCGACGAGGTCGAGGAGGTCGCCGGCGAACGCAGCGGCGCCGATGCGACCGCGATCGGTGTGGTCAACGAGCTGCTCAAGGCGATCGTCCGGTTCCGGAGCCGGGACGGCCGCTTGCTCGTCTGCGCCACCAACAATGTGACCACGCGGGACCCGGCCTTCCTGCGGCACGGTCGCTTCGACTACGTGCTGCCCATCGGCCCTCCCGATCAGAGCGCCCGCACGGCGCTGTGGGAGAGCTACCTGGCACGGGCGGGCGCGGAGGCCGACAGTGCGACGCTCGCGTCCGCCAGCGAGGGGTTCACCCCCGCAGACATCGCCCATGTCGCGCGTACCGTCTCCCAGGCCCAGTTCGAGCGCACCTTCGACACCGGAAGCCGGACCCGGCCCACCACGGACGACTACCTGGACACGATCCGCGGCACGCAACCCACGGTCAGCAGCGACATGGCCAAGGAGTTCGCCGACCAGAGCGGCAGGTTCGCCCGCATCTAG
- a CDS encoding DUF5994 family protein, with translation MADSDTPRAPRLLPDAIHEAVRPGTALLRLETTHAREGILDGAWWPRSRDIGAELPTLIAALTKHLGPVTRVGLDASAWEALPIRLVVDDRVVHIDSFPVGDDTVLITRGDQDHFSLLVVPPHTTPDVARAAMARAVRADNITQAQQILIETSTDTARPPA, from the coding sequence ATGGCGGACTCCGACACCCCTCGTGCCCCCAGGCTTCTGCCGGACGCGATCCATGAGGCCGTGAGGCCCGGGACGGCGCTGCTGAGGCTGGAGACGACACATGCCCGTGAGGGAATCCTCGACGGCGCATGGTGGCCCCGCTCCCGCGACATCGGCGCCGAGCTTCCCACCCTGATCGCCGCGCTGACCAAGCATCTCGGCCCCGTCACGCGCGTCGGTCTGGACGCCAGTGCCTGGGAGGCACTCCCGATACGCCTGGTCGTCGACGACCGGGTCGTGCACATCGACTCCTTCCCGGTCGGTGACGACACCGTGCTCATCACCCGAGGCGATCAGGACCACTTCTCGCTGCTGGTCGTCCCGCCGCACACGACGCCGGACGTGGCACGCGCCGCGATGGCGAGAGCCGTACGGGCCGACAACATCACCCAGGCCCAACAGATCCTCATCGAAACCAGCACCGACACGGCACGTCCCCCGGCCTGA
- a CDS encoding RidA family protein — protein MARAITLIRSAVLSDVAEYAYAATAPADSRLIFLAGACPLNDDGSTAAIGDYAGQAAKAIENMQAALSASGASLQDVISTRVLVASARREDLVAAWQVVRDSFADHDVPSTLMGVTVLGYKDQLVEIEAVAAVLDS, from the coding sequence GTGGCTCGTGCCATCACTTTGATCCGCTCCGCCGTTCTGTCCGACGTCGCCGAGTACGCCTACGCGGCCACGGCGCCTGCCGATTCACGCCTGATCTTCCTCGCTGGGGCGTGTCCGCTGAACGATGACGGCTCCACGGCGGCGATCGGGGATTACGCAGGCCAGGCAGCGAAAGCCATCGAGAACATGCAGGCTGCTCTCTCTGCCTCAGGTGCGTCATTGCAGGACGTCATCAGTACCCGGGTTCTCGTCGCATCGGCCCGGCGGGAGGACCTGGTGGCCGCCTGGCAGGTAGTCCGGGACTCGTTCGCTGACCATGACGTCCCCAGCACCTTGATGGGCGTCACCGTGCTCGGTTACAAGGACCAACTCGTCGAGATCGAGGCCGTCGCCGCCGTGCTCGATTCTTGA